One Microcaecilia unicolor chromosome 8, aMicUni1.1, whole genome shotgun sequence DNA window includes the following coding sequences:
- the YWHAB gene encoding 14-3-3 protein beta/alpha: MDKSELVQKAKLAEQAERYDDMAAAMKAVTEQGNELSNEERNLLSVAYKNVVGARRSSWRVISSIEQKTEGNEKKQQLAREYREKIEGELQDICKDVLELLDNYLIKNATQPESKVFYLKMKGDYFRYLSEVASGDSKQTTVEKSQQAYQEAFEISKKEMQPTHPIRLGLALNFSVFYYEILNSPERACNLAKSAFDEAIAELDTLNEESYKDSTLIMQLLRDNLTLWTSETQADDGDTQGDDN; the protein is encoded by the exons atggataaaagtgagctggtacAGAAGGCTAAACTAGCTGAGCAGGCTGAGCGTTATGATGACATGGCTGCCGCTATGAAAGCAGTCACTGAACAGGGGAATGAACTGTCCAATGAAGAGAGAAATCTACTCTCTGTGGCTTACAAGAACGTGGTTGGTGCTCGGCGCTCTTCCTGGCGTGTAATCTCCAGCATTGAACAAAAAACTGAGGGAAATGAAAAGAAGCAACAGCTGGCACGAGAGTACCGTGAGAAAATTGAAGGGGAATTGCAGGACATTTGCAAGGATGTTCTG GAACTCCTGGACAATTATCTTATTAAAAACGCCACACAGCCAGAAAGCAAAGTCTTTTACTTGAAAATGAAGGGAGATTACTTCAGGTACCTTTCTGAAGTAGCATCTGGGGACTCTAAACAAA CAACGGTAGAAAAGTCTCAGCAGGCATACCAGGAGGCATTTGAAATTAGTAAGAAAGAGATGCAGCCTACACACCCCATTCGGCTGGGACTGGCTCTCAATTTCTCTGTCTTTTACTACGAAATCCTTAATTCTCCTGAGAGAGCCTGTAATCTGGCAAAGTCG GCATTTGATGAAGCTATAGCCGAGCTGGACACACTGAACGAAGAGTCTTACAAAGACAGCACACTGATCATGCAGCTACTTAGGGACAACCTTACC TTATGGACATCAGAAACCCAGGCAGATGATGGGGATACTCAAGGAGACGATAACTAA